From Anopheles arabiensis isolate DONGOLA chromosome 3, AaraD3, whole genome shotgun sequence, a single genomic window includes:
- the LOC120902630 gene encoding valine--tRNA ligase isoform X1: protein MTNPAGGQDNGAAAAPVKTEKQLKKEAEKAAKLAKLQEKLNKKQQQEQQAAEKPKTEKKVKETKVVAVYSGSTKEGEKKDLSGPFPDAYSPQYVEAAWYSWWEKEGFFKPEYGQRKLNNPKGQFVMVIPPPNVTGSLHLGHALTNAIEDAITRWHRMKGRTTLWVPGCDHAGIATQVVVEKKLWREHKQTRHDLGREKFIDKIWQWRNEKGDRIYHQLKKLGSSFDWDRACFTMDPKLCKAVTEAFVRMHEMGMIYRSSRLVNWSCTLRSAISDIEVDKVEVSGRTQLSIPGYADKVEFGVLVSFAYKVIGSESDEIVVATTRVETMLGDTAVAVHPKDTRYQHLHGKFVQHPFCDRKLPIVCDEFVEMAFGTGAVKITPAHDPNDYDVGKRHNLPFITIFSDDGIIVGDYRSFTGMKRFDARKAILVALQEKGLYRDTKDNPMVVPVCSRSKDIVEPLIKPQWYVKCSEMAANATEAVRTGALAITPDVHKKIWYHWMDEIRDWCVSRQLWWGHRIPAYQVVFKDPAKAPKNLSDENLWFVGRTEAEALSKAASTLKMDKALISMKQDEDVLDTWFSSGLFPFSVFGWPDNTDDLKLFYPTTLLETGHDILFFWVARMVFFGQTLLGKLPFKEVFLHPMVRDAHGRKMSKSLGNVIDPMDVITGISLEGLHKQLYDSNLDPREIEKAKAGQKQDYPNGIPECGTDALRFALCAYMTQARDINLDIQRVQGYRFFCNKLWNATKFALMYFPGAEKYDIITSLDGLESNLDRWILSRLAGCIETANRGFEKYEFALATNACYNFWLYDLCDVYLECLKSVFQTNDESAKASARRTLYTCLNLGLKLLSPFMPFITEELYQRLPRGDFATVASICVASYPEQTDSPWKDESIEKGFEFVQKTARDIRSARSDYNIPNKTKTDAYFICSDEGVRSALERFTLELETMAFSQVHFGTVPPAGCAILTISGQCVVHLMLKGLIEVDKEIEKMTKKQEALQQTIAKLQQAMAVPNYANKVPEDVRKANVEKLDQSKVEIERLSSAIDTLKLM, encoded by the exons ATGACGAATCCGGCTGGCGGTCAGGACAacggggctgctgctgccccggtGAAAACCGAAAAGCAGttgaaaaaagaagcagaaaaggCAGCCAAGCTGGCAAAACTGCAGGAAAAGCTGaataaaaagcaacagcaagagCAGCAAGCAGCCGAAAAGCCAAAAACTGAG aaaaaagtaaaagaaactaaGGTTGTTGCAGTATACTCTGGTTCAACCAAGgagggagagaagaaagaTCTATCCGGTCCATTCCCCGACGCCTACAGTCCGCAATATGTGGAAGCAGCATGGTACAGCTGGTGGGAAAAGGAGGGCTTTTTCAAGCCTGAGTATGGA CAGCGCAAGCTAAACAACCCGAAGGGACAGTTTGTGATGGTTATACCGCCACCGAACGTTACTGGCTCGTTGCATCTTGGTCATGCGTTGACCAATGCCATCGAAGATGCTATTACTCGGTGGCATCGGATGAAGGGCCGCACGACTCTGTGGGTCCCGGGATGCGACCATGCCGGAATTGCAACGCAAGTCGTGGTAGAGAAAAAGCTCTGGAGAgagcacaaacaaacgcgaCATGATTTGGGACGTGAAAAGTTTATCGACAAAATTTGGCAATGGCGTAACGAGAAGGGAGATCGCATCTACCATCAGCTGAAGAAGCTGGGCTCGTCGTTCGATTGGGATCGCGCTTGCTTTACAATGGACCCAAAGCTGTGCAAAGCCGTCACGGAGGCGTTTGTGCGGATGCACGAGATGGGCATGATTTATCGAAGCAGCCGGCTGGTGAACTGGTCATGCACGTTACGCTCCGCTATCTCGGATATCGAGGTAGACAAGGTAGAAGTGAGCGGTCGTACGCAGCTGAGCATTCCCGGGTACGCGGACAAGGTCGAGTTTGGTGTGCTTGTATCTTTCGCATACAAAGTGATTGGGAGCGAAAGCGATGAGATAGTAGTTGCAACGACACGCGTTGAAACCATGCTCGGCGATACGGCCGTGGCCGTGCACCCCAAGGACACTCGGTACCAACATCTGCATGGTAAATTCGTTCAGCATCCGTTCTGCGATCGCAAGCTTCCCATCGTATGTGACGAGTTTGTGGAAATGGCGTTCGGAACAGGAGCGGTGAAGATAACCCCCGCACACGACCCGAATGATTACGACGTTGGCAAACGGCACAATCTACCGTTTATAACCATTTTCTCCGATGATGGAATTATTGTGGGTGACTATAGAAGCTTCACTGGCATGAAGCGGTTTGATGCGCGCAAAGCCATTCTGGTCGCTCTGCAAGAGAAAGGTCTGTACCGTGACACGAAAGATAACCCGATGGTGGTACCCGTCTGCTCTCGATCGAAGGACATTGTGGAACCGCTTATTAAACCGCAATGGTACGTTAAGTGCAGCGAGATGGCTGCCAATGCGACGGAAGCAGTGCGCACGGGTGCGCTTGCAATCACACCGGATGTGCACAAGAAAATCTGGTATCACTGGATGGATGAAATCCGCGACTGGTGCGTTTCTCGCCAGCTATGGTGGGGTCATCGTATTCCGGCCTATCAAGTGGTTTTCAAGGATCCGGCAAAAGCACCGAAAAATTTGAGCGACGAAAACCTGTGGTTTGTTGGCCGTACGGAGGCAGAAGCACTCTCAAAGGCAGCTAGCACGTTGAAGATGGATAAAGCGCTGATTAGCATGAAGCAGGACGAAGATGTGCTTGATACATGGTTCAGTTCGGGTTTGTTCCCGTTTTCCGTGTTTGGCTGGCCGGACAATACGGACGATCTGAAGCTGTTCTATCCTACGACATTGTTGGAGACTGGTCATGATATTCTGTTCTTCTGGGTTGCCCGGATGGTGTTCTTTGGCCAAACGTTGCTTGGCAAGCTACCGTTCAAGGAGGTATTCTTGCACCCAATGGTACGCGACGCTCACGGGCGCAAGATGTCCAAATCGCTCGGTAACGTAATCGATCCGATGGACGTTATAACGGGTATCTCGCTCGAGGGATTGCATAAGCAACTGTACGACTCGAATCTGGACCCGAGAGAGATCGAAAAAGCAAAGGCGGGACAGAAACAGGACTATCCGAACGGTATACCGGAGTGTGGCACTGACGCTCTTCGATTTGCGCTTTGTGCGTATATGACTCAAGCGAGAGACATTAACCTGGATATTCAGCGCGTACAGGGCTACCGTTTCTTCTGCAACAAGCTGTGGAACGCGACGAAATTTGCCTTAATGTACTTCCCCGGAGCGGAGAAGTACGACATCATCACATCACTG GATGGTTTGGAAAGCAACCTCGACCGGTGGATTCTATCACGCCTTGCCGGGTGTATTGAAACTGCAAACCGGGGTTTCGAAAAGTACGAGTTTGCCCTGGCGACAAACGCTTGCTACAACTTCTGGCTTTACGATTTATGCGACGTTTACCTGGAGTGTTTGAAATCCGTTTTCCAAACGAATGATGAATCAGCGAAAGCATCCGCCCGTCGCACACTGTACACGTGTCTCAATTTGGGTCTGAAATTGCTTTCACCCTTCATGCCCTTTATTACGGAGGAATTGTACCAACGACTGCCCAGGGGCGATTTTGCCACGGTTGCTAGTATTTGTGTTGCATCTTATCCGGAGCAGACCGACAGCCCTTGGAAGGATGAATCGATCGAAAAAGGATTCgaattcgtgcagaaaacggCTCGGGACATACGTTCGGCACGAAGCGACTACAATATTCCTAACAAGACCAAAACCGACGCATACTTCATCTGTAGCGATGAAGGAGTACGCAGCGCACTGGAACGGTTCACTCTCGAGCTGGAAACGATGGCATTCTCGCAAGTGCACTTTGGCACTGTGCCTCCGGCAGGCTGCGCGATTCTGACCATTTCCGGTCAGTGTGTGGTGCACCTTATGCTGAAAGGCCTGATCGAGGTTGACAAGGAGATCGAAAAGATGACGAAGAAGCAGGAAGCCCTGCAACAGACGATTGCAAAGTTGCAGCAAGCAATGGCTGTTCCGAACTACGCGAACAAAGTGCCGGAAGATGTGCGGAAAGCTAACGTCGAAAAGCTAGACCAATCAAAGGTAGAAATCGAACGTTTGTCTTCAGCAATCGATACACTCAAACTGATGTAA
- the LOC120902630 gene encoding valine--tRNA ligase isoform X2 — protein sequence MTNPAGGQDNGAAAAPVKTEKQLKKEAEKAAKLAKLQEKLNKKQQQEQQAAEKPKTEKKVKETKVVAVYSGSTKEGEKKDLSGPFPDAYSPQYVEAAWYSWWEKEGFFKPEYGRKLNNPKGQFVMVIPPPNVTGSLHLGHALTNAIEDAITRWHRMKGRTTLWVPGCDHAGIATQVVVEKKLWREHKQTRHDLGREKFIDKIWQWRNEKGDRIYHQLKKLGSSFDWDRACFTMDPKLCKAVTEAFVRMHEMGMIYRSSRLVNWSCTLRSAISDIEVDKVEVSGRTQLSIPGYADKVEFGVLVSFAYKVIGSESDEIVVATTRVETMLGDTAVAVHPKDTRYQHLHGKFVQHPFCDRKLPIVCDEFVEMAFGTGAVKITPAHDPNDYDVGKRHNLPFITIFSDDGIIVGDYRSFTGMKRFDARKAILVALQEKGLYRDTKDNPMVVPVCSRSKDIVEPLIKPQWYVKCSEMAANATEAVRTGALAITPDVHKKIWYHWMDEIRDWCVSRQLWWGHRIPAYQVVFKDPAKAPKNLSDENLWFVGRTEAEALSKAASTLKMDKALISMKQDEDVLDTWFSSGLFPFSVFGWPDNTDDLKLFYPTTLLETGHDILFFWVARMVFFGQTLLGKLPFKEVFLHPMVRDAHGRKMSKSLGNVIDPMDVITGISLEGLHKQLYDSNLDPREIEKAKAGQKQDYPNGIPECGTDALRFALCAYMTQARDINLDIQRVQGYRFFCNKLWNATKFALMYFPGAEKYDIITSLDGLESNLDRWILSRLAGCIETANRGFEKYEFALATNACYNFWLYDLCDVYLECLKSVFQTNDESAKASARRTLYTCLNLGLKLLSPFMPFITEELYQRLPRGDFATVASICVASYPEQTDSPWKDESIEKGFEFVQKTARDIRSARSDYNIPNKTKTDAYFICSDEGVRSALERFTLELETMAFSQVHFGTVPPAGCAILTISGQCVVHLMLKGLIEVDKEIEKMTKKQEALQQTIAKLQQAMAVPNYANKVPEDVRKANVEKLDQSKVEIERLSSAIDTLKLM from the exons ATGACGAATCCGGCTGGCGGTCAGGACAacggggctgctgctgccccggtGAAAACCGAAAAGCAGttgaaaaaagaagcagaaaaggCAGCCAAGCTGGCAAAACTGCAGGAAAAGCTGaataaaaagcaacagcaagagCAGCAAGCAGCCGAAAAGCCAAAAACTGAG aaaaaagtaaaagaaactaaGGTTGTTGCAGTATACTCTGGTTCAACCAAGgagggagagaagaaagaTCTATCCGGTCCATTCCCCGACGCCTACAGTCCGCAATATGTGGAAGCAGCATGGTACAGCTGGTGGGAAAAGGAGGGCTTTTTCAAGCCTGAGTATGGA CGCAAGCTAAACAACCCGAAGGGACAGTTTGTGATGGTTATACCGCCACCGAACGTTACTGGCTCGTTGCATCTTGGTCATGCGTTGACCAATGCCATCGAAGATGCTATTACTCGGTGGCATCGGATGAAGGGCCGCACGACTCTGTGGGTCCCGGGATGCGACCATGCCGGAATTGCAACGCAAGTCGTGGTAGAGAAAAAGCTCTGGAGAgagcacaaacaaacgcgaCATGATTTGGGACGTGAAAAGTTTATCGACAAAATTTGGCAATGGCGTAACGAGAAGGGAGATCGCATCTACCATCAGCTGAAGAAGCTGGGCTCGTCGTTCGATTGGGATCGCGCTTGCTTTACAATGGACCCAAAGCTGTGCAAAGCCGTCACGGAGGCGTTTGTGCGGATGCACGAGATGGGCATGATTTATCGAAGCAGCCGGCTGGTGAACTGGTCATGCACGTTACGCTCCGCTATCTCGGATATCGAGGTAGACAAGGTAGAAGTGAGCGGTCGTACGCAGCTGAGCATTCCCGGGTACGCGGACAAGGTCGAGTTTGGTGTGCTTGTATCTTTCGCATACAAAGTGATTGGGAGCGAAAGCGATGAGATAGTAGTTGCAACGACACGCGTTGAAACCATGCTCGGCGATACGGCCGTGGCCGTGCACCCCAAGGACACTCGGTACCAACATCTGCATGGTAAATTCGTTCAGCATCCGTTCTGCGATCGCAAGCTTCCCATCGTATGTGACGAGTTTGTGGAAATGGCGTTCGGAACAGGAGCGGTGAAGATAACCCCCGCACACGACCCGAATGATTACGACGTTGGCAAACGGCACAATCTACCGTTTATAACCATTTTCTCCGATGATGGAATTATTGTGGGTGACTATAGAAGCTTCACTGGCATGAAGCGGTTTGATGCGCGCAAAGCCATTCTGGTCGCTCTGCAAGAGAAAGGTCTGTACCGTGACACGAAAGATAACCCGATGGTGGTACCCGTCTGCTCTCGATCGAAGGACATTGTGGAACCGCTTATTAAACCGCAATGGTACGTTAAGTGCAGCGAGATGGCTGCCAATGCGACGGAAGCAGTGCGCACGGGTGCGCTTGCAATCACACCGGATGTGCACAAGAAAATCTGGTATCACTGGATGGATGAAATCCGCGACTGGTGCGTTTCTCGCCAGCTATGGTGGGGTCATCGTATTCCGGCCTATCAAGTGGTTTTCAAGGATCCGGCAAAAGCACCGAAAAATTTGAGCGACGAAAACCTGTGGTTTGTTGGCCGTACGGAGGCAGAAGCACTCTCAAAGGCAGCTAGCACGTTGAAGATGGATAAAGCGCTGATTAGCATGAAGCAGGACGAAGATGTGCTTGATACATGGTTCAGTTCGGGTTTGTTCCCGTTTTCCGTGTTTGGCTGGCCGGACAATACGGACGATCTGAAGCTGTTCTATCCTACGACATTGTTGGAGACTGGTCATGATATTCTGTTCTTCTGGGTTGCCCGGATGGTGTTCTTTGGCCAAACGTTGCTTGGCAAGCTACCGTTCAAGGAGGTATTCTTGCACCCAATGGTACGCGACGCTCACGGGCGCAAGATGTCCAAATCGCTCGGTAACGTAATCGATCCGATGGACGTTATAACGGGTATCTCGCTCGAGGGATTGCATAAGCAACTGTACGACTCGAATCTGGACCCGAGAGAGATCGAAAAAGCAAAGGCGGGACAGAAACAGGACTATCCGAACGGTATACCGGAGTGTGGCACTGACGCTCTTCGATTTGCGCTTTGTGCGTATATGACTCAAGCGAGAGACATTAACCTGGATATTCAGCGCGTACAGGGCTACCGTTTCTTCTGCAACAAGCTGTGGAACGCGACGAAATTTGCCTTAATGTACTTCCCCGGAGCGGAGAAGTACGACATCATCACATCACTG GATGGTTTGGAAAGCAACCTCGACCGGTGGATTCTATCACGCCTTGCCGGGTGTATTGAAACTGCAAACCGGGGTTTCGAAAAGTACGAGTTTGCCCTGGCGACAAACGCTTGCTACAACTTCTGGCTTTACGATTTATGCGACGTTTACCTGGAGTGTTTGAAATCCGTTTTCCAAACGAATGATGAATCAGCGAAAGCATCCGCCCGTCGCACACTGTACACGTGTCTCAATTTGGGTCTGAAATTGCTTTCACCCTTCATGCCCTTTATTACGGAGGAATTGTACCAACGACTGCCCAGGGGCGATTTTGCCACGGTTGCTAGTATTTGTGTTGCATCTTATCCGGAGCAGACCGACAGCCCTTGGAAGGATGAATCGATCGAAAAAGGATTCgaattcgtgcagaaaacggCTCGGGACATACGTTCGGCACGAAGCGACTACAATATTCCTAACAAGACCAAAACCGACGCATACTTCATCTGTAGCGATGAAGGAGTACGCAGCGCACTGGAACGGTTCACTCTCGAGCTGGAAACGATGGCATTCTCGCAAGTGCACTTTGGCACTGTGCCTCCGGCAGGCTGCGCGATTCTGACCATTTCCGGTCAGTGTGTGGTGCACCTTATGCTGAAAGGCCTGATCGAGGTTGACAAGGAGATCGAAAAGATGACGAAGAAGCAGGAAGCCCTGCAACAGACGATTGCAAAGTTGCAGCAAGCAATGGCTGTTCCGAACTACGCGAACAAAGTGCCGGAAGATGTGCGGAAAGCTAACGTCGAAAAGCTAGACCAATCAAAGGTAGAAATCGAACGTTTGTCTTCAGCAATCGATACACTCAAACTGATGTAA
- the LOC120902884 gene encoding pyruvate dehydrogenase E1 component subunit beta, mitochondrial: MMLASAVRNLSRRSFSTSKAVSAQQLTVRDALNAALDEEMERDEKVFLLGEEVAQYDGAYKVSRGLWKKYGDKRVIDTPITEMGFAGIAVGAAMAGLRPVCEFMTFNFSMQAIDHVINSAAKTFYMSAGTVNVPIVFRGPNGAAAGVAAQHSQCFGAWYSHCPGLKVVSPYDSEDAKGLLKAAIRDPDPVVVLENEMVYGVSYPVSDQVLDKNFVLPIGKAKIMRPGKHITLVAHSKSVETAMLAANELAGKGIEAEVINLRSLRPLDSETIFKSVQKTHHLVTVEQGWPQGGIGSEICARIMEHETFFHLDAPIWRVTGADVPMPYAKTLEAAALPQVPDVVTAVNKVLGVK, from the exons ATGATGCTCGCTTCCGCCGTACGTAATTTGTCCCGTCGGTCATTCTCGACCTCCAAAGCGGTTTCGGCCCAGCAGTTGACCGTCCGCGATGCCCTTAACGCAGCGCTCGACGAGGAAATGGAGAGGGACGAGAAAGTGTTCCTGCTCGGTGAAGAAGTGGCCCAGTATGATGGTGCGTACAAG GTTTCCCGCGGACTATGGAAGAAGTACGGCGATAAGCGAGTAATCGATACTCCGATTACGGAAATGGGATTTGCCGGTATTGCCGTTGGCGCAGCAATGGCCGGACTACGCCCGGTCTGCGAATTCATGACATTCAACTTTTCGATGCAGGCCATCGATCAT GTTATAAACTCGGCAGCCAAAACATTCTACATGTCTGCTGGTACGGTTAACGTGCCGATTGTGTTCCGCGGTCCTAATGGAGCAGCGGCAGGTGTAGCGGCTCAGCATTCGCAATGTTTTGGTGCCTGGTATTCGCACTGTCCGGGCCTGAAAGTTGTATCGCCCTATGATAGCGAAGATGCGAAAG GTTTGCTGAAGGCTGCCATTCGCGACCCAGATCCGGTTGTTGTACTGGAAAACGAAATGGTGTACGGTGTGAGCTATCCTGTTTCGGATCAAGTTTTGGACAAGAACTTTGTGCTGCCGATTGGCAAGGCCAAGATAATGCGCCCTGGCAAGCACATCACCCTTGTGGCTCACTCAAAGTCCGTCGAAACCGCCATGCTGGCAGCCAACGAACTAGCGGGCAAAGGTATTGAAGCAGAAGTCATTAACCTACGATCACTGCGTCCATTGGACTCGGAAACTATTTTCAAGTCCGTACAAAAGACTCACCATCTCGTAACGGTAGAGCAAGGATGGCCCCAGGGTG GCATTGGTTCAGAAATTTGTGCACGTATCATGGAGCACGAGACATTCTTCCACCTGGACGCTCCGATATGGCGTGTAACTG GCGCCGACGTCCCTATGCCTTACGCTAAGACTCTTGAAGCTGCTGCTCTTCCACAAGTACCTGATGTTGTCACTGCCGTTAATAAGGTGCTAGGTGTGAAGTAA